One genomic segment of Pseudorasbora parva isolate DD20220531a chromosome 6, ASM2467924v1, whole genome shotgun sequence includes these proteins:
- the lrrc23 gene encoding leucine-rich repeat-containing protein 23 — protein sequence MSFSDEDEVLKVGSEEEEEDVEKKEISGQEDQLESCPLTQDMVAKSLSLLCRTGNGLSHAYVRLDLKSKGLTDLALISSFIHLRYFDISSNHLSDFSPLAGLTQLLWVKGDGNLLQSFEGQPFGQLAYLQWLSFAKNRLFDVKGIGGPALETLNLTGNGIQTMQGLEYHNLTNLVTLELRGNCLETTDGIYLPNLRHLYLAQNNLKRLEGLEKLEHLNTLHLRDNKIETLDGLSPDMKCLQYLNVRGNLLSSMRALRNLANVRQTLKALVLFENPLAKNDDYRMYVISHLSKLERLDKDPITAEEKSASQEKEFEDEDEEDN from the exons ATGTCCTTCTCTGATGAAGATGAGGTGTTGAAAGTAGGGtctgaggaagaggaagaagatgTAGAGAAAAAGGAGATTTCAGGACAAGAGGATCAG TTAGAATCCTGTCCACTAACCCAGGACATGGTGGCGAAAAGCTTGTCCTTATTGTGTCGCACAGGGAATGGTCTGTCTCACGCCTATGTCAGACTTGACCTTAAAAGCAA GGGTCTGACAGACCTGGCGTTGATCAGCTCCTTCATCCATCTGCGCTACTTTGACATATCCTCCAATCATTTGTCAGACTTCAGCCCATTGGCTGGCCTCACCCAGCTGCTGTGGGTCAAGGGAGACGGTAACCTGCTTCAGAGTTTTGAGGGTCAGCCGTTTGGCCAGCTCGCTTATCTACAGTGGCTCAGCTTTGCCAAAAACCGCCTATTTGATGTTAAGGGCATTGGAGGCCCAGCACTGGAAACCCTCAATCTCACTG GAAATGGTATCCAGACCATGCAGGGCCTGGAATATCACAATCTAACCAATCTGGTGACTCTCGAGCTCAGAGGAAATTGTTTGGAAACTACAGATGGCATTTACCTCCCCAATTTACGCCACTTGTATCTG GCTCAGAACAATCTAAAGCGATTGGAGGGTCTGGAGAAGCTTGAGCATCTCAACACACTTCACCTCAGAGATAACAAGATAGAAACACTGGATGGACTCAGCCCCGACATGAAATGTCTCCAATATCTTAATGTCAG GGGCAACCTTTTATCCTCTATGAGGGCTTTGCGAAATCTAGCAAATGTCAGGCAAACACTGAAGGCCCTTGTGCTCTTCGAGAATCCTTTAGCGAAGAATGACGATTACAGGATGTATGTGATCTCACATCTTTCCAAGCTGGAGCGACTGGACAAGGATCCAATCACAGCTGAAGAGAAGTCTGCTTCCCAGGAGAAA gaatttgaagatgaagatgaagaggaTAACTGA